In Choristoneura fumiferana chromosome 21, NRCan_CFum_1, whole genome shotgun sequence, a single genomic region encodes these proteins:
- the LOC141439663 gene encoding uncharacterized protein: protein MFLNQGSIVLCGLLTLVWTENVGSSLKVLSRKRRYVTFPEGSSFSAAGCMTVGLIGQPAPSSTPGTFTFGLNWGIAYELPNATETLAFYHKKKGRKPMAQRRSRRELYGKIEDILDNMGYSGRQCILKTLCETTQRIVPHGNNMVEEIFRLCSRYHYPKCFLKNRWSIPYTMQHIAWELYWKIVTFTNVPCP from the exons atGTTTTTAAATCAAGGTTCGATTGTATTGTGCGGGTTGTTAACATTGGTGTGGACTGAGAACGTTGGTTCGAGTTTAAAAGTTCTGTCTAGAAAACGGCGATATGTCACGTTTCCTGAAGGTTCCAGTTTTTCC GCTGCCGGTTGCATGACAGTGGGTCTCATTGGTCAACCAGCTCCATCTTCAACTCCAGGCACCTTCACTTTTGGCTTGAACTGGGGCATTGCGTACGAGCTGCCTAACGCTACAGAAACCCTGGCCTTCTACCATAAAAAGAAGGGGAGGAAACCCATGGCCCAGAGAAGAAGCAGACGAGAACTCTACGGCAAGATTGAGGATATATTGGACAA TATGGGTTACAGTGGCCGGCAATGCATATTGAAGACGTTATGCGAAACAACGCAGCGCATCGTGCCGCACGGGAATAACATGGTCGAGGAAATATTTAGACTCTGTTCTC GTTACCATTATCCAAAGTGCTTCCTGAAGAACCGTTGGAGCATACCATATACGATGCAGCACATCGCATGGGAACTCTACTGGAAAATTGTGACGTTTACAAATGTCCCCTGTCCCTAG